From the Chitinivibrionia bacterium genome, one window contains:
- the nifU gene encoding Fe-S cluster assembly protein NifU, with protein sequence MWEYTDKVREHYLNPRNVGEIENPDGIGEIGNIKCGDALRFTFKLDDEKKKIADAKFKTFGCGSAIASSSMLTEMVKGLTLEEAEKITNEDIAETLGGLPDAKMHCSVMGQDALKSAIEFYRNGGKTTKKEEKSRLVCACFNVYEDDIVNQIRQNGLVSVEQITNYTKAGGGCGGCKGDIENILKRTLSEMDEEHNHDEKSETSQVPENKKFTTFEKIERIRKVLNEIVRPALQSDGGDCEFIDIDGNEIKIKLLGQCSGCPSSQATIKGFIEKELKEKAFAEAVVVAE encoded by the coding sequence ATGTGGGAATACACAGATAAAGTTCGTGAACATTACTTAAATCCGCGCAATGTAGGCGAAATTGAAAATCCCGACGGTATCGGAGAAATCGGCAACATAAAATGCGGCGACGCGCTTCGGTTTACTTTCAAACTCGACGATGAGAAAAAGAAAATAGCGGACGCGAAATTCAAAACATTCGGTTGCGGCAGTGCGATTGCTTCGTCGTCAATGCTCACGGAAATGGTAAAAGGGCTAACCTTGGAAGAAGCCGAAAAAATAACCAACGAAGACATTGCCGAAACACTCGGCGGACTTCCCGACGCAAAAATGCACTGCTCGGTAATGGGACAAGACGCGCTTAAATCGGCAATAGAATTCTACAGAAACGGCGGAAAAACCACAAAAAAAGAAGAAAAATCGCGTTTGGTTTGCGCCTGTTTCAACGTTTACGAAGACGACATAGTAAATCAAATTCGTCAAAACGGCTTGGTTTCGGTTGAGCAAATCACAAATTATACCAAAGCGGGCGGCGGTTGCGGCGGTTGCAAAGGCGACATAGAAAACATTCTGAAACGCACGCTTTCGGAAATGGACGAAGAGCATAATCACGACGAAAAAAGCGAAACTTCGCAAGTTCCCGAAAATAAAAAATTCACAACTTTCGAGAAAATCGAAAGAATACGCAAAGTCCTGAACGAAATCGTTCGTCCCGCGCTTCAAAGCGACGGCGGCGACTGCGAATTTATAGACATCGACGGCAATGAAATCAAGATTAAACTTTTGGGACAATGCAGCGGCTGTCCGTCTTCGCAGGCGACAATA
- a CDS encoding glutaminyl-peptide cyclotransferase produces MIKKAFSTIFILAAISFAATPLSFEVIGTLPHNPQSFTQGLIIVGDHIYKSTGSVGRGSKVIQIDKRTGQELRFVAVPEIFGEGLAFDGSMLWQLSWKEQRAFVWTLGLERVAEFSYVGEGWGLTFLSRRRLFAMTNGSSQVIFRDQNFNETHRITATLNGAPVDKLNELEYWNGRIWANRWYSDTIFGINPESGIIEHFIDLTELRRRENPSIRDGNVLNGIAEIDSNTLLISGKRWRNFYIISARAK; encoded by the coding sequence TTGATAAAAAAAGCATTTTCGACGATTTTTATTTTGGCGGCAATAAGTTTTGCCGCCACTCCTTTGTCGTTTGAGGTTATAGGCACTCTCCCGCACAATCCGCAAAGTTTTACGCAAGGTCTCATTATTGTCGGCGACCATATTTATAAGAGTACAGGTTCGGTCGGGCGCGGCAGTAAGGTAATTCAGATAGACAAAAGAACGGGGCAAGAATTGCGCTTCGTCGCCGTTCCCGAAATTTTCGGCGAGGGCTTAGCGTTTGACGGAAGTATGCTCTGGCAGTTATCGTGGAAAGAGCAGAGAGCGTTTGTCTGGACTTTGGGGCTTGAGCGAGTAGCCGAATTTTCGTATGTCGGCGAAGGCTGGGGGCTCACGTTTCTTTCGAGAAGACGTCTTTTTGCAATGACAAACGGCAGTTCGCAGGTAATTTTTCGCGACCAAAACTTTAACGAAACACACAGAATTACCGCAACCCTAAACGGCGCTCCCGTCGATAAACTCAACGAATTGGAATACTGGAACGGAAGAATTTGGGCAAACCGTTGGTACAGCGACACTATTTTCGGCATAAACCCCGAAAGCGGCATAATAGAGCATTTTATTGACTTAACCGAACTGCGGCGGCGCGAAAATCCGTCCATAAGAGACGGCAACGTACTAAACGGAATAGCCGAAATAGATAGCAACACTCTACTAATTTCAGGCAAACGCTGGCGAAATTTTTACATCATAAGTGCTAGGGCAAAGTAG
- the dnaJ gene encoding molecular chaperone DnaJ, whose translation MAAKRDYYEVLSVSKEASEDEIKKAYRKLAVRFHPDKNPNDPEAAEKFREATEAYEVLKDPSKRKQYDQFGHSAFDNGGGGFGGGGFGGFGGMDLNEALKAFMGDFGGDSFFGDIFGSRAGGMRKTQTRVNQGKNIQIKLPLSLKEMHDGVSKTIKLKHKVGCSTCGGSGSKNGQLENCKQCNGSGRVRRVMQSIFGQMVQETICPKCSGTGKAVGDPCHTCAGTGIVFGEDTVEIKIPAGVSEGNYITVDGKGDKGANNGTEGDLIVIILEKEDQIFTRQGINLMTEMDITFSEAALGCERTIETFSDKIKVKVPAGAQSGKVIKIAGRGMPVLHNEKTKGDILIKINVKTPESLSKEERQLFEELQKLEQQPKSFFRKITSMWN comes from the coding sequence ATGGCAGCTAAAAGAGATTATTACGAGGTGTTGAGCGTCTCAAAAGAGGCAAGCGAAGACGAAATTAAGAAAGCATACCGAAAACTCGCGGTTCGTTTTCACCCCGATAAAAATCCTAACGACCCAGAAGCGGCGGAAAAATTCAGGGAAGCAACCGAGGCGTACGAAGTACTAAAAGACCCGAGCAAGCGCAAGCAATACGACCAATTCGGGCACTCGGCGTTTGACAACGGCGGAGGCGGATTTGGCGGAGGCGGTTTCGGGGGCTTCGGCGGAATGGACTTGAACGAAGCGCTAAAAGCGTTTATGGGCGACTTCGGCGGCGATTCGTTCTTCGGCGATATATTCGGGTCGCGCGCAGGAGGAATGCGCAAAACGCAAACGCGGGTCAATCAAGGCAAAAACATTCAGATTAAACTCCCGCTCTCCCTTAAAGAAATGCACGACGGCGTTTCCAAAACCATAAAACTTAAACACAAAGTAGGATGTTCTACCTGCGGCGGAAGCGGCTCCAAAAACGGTCAGCTCGAAAACTGCAAACAGTGCAACGGAAGCGGAAGAGTGCGCAGAGTAATGCAGTCGATTTTCGGACAAATGGTGCAGGAAACCATCTGCCCCAAATGCTCGGGAACTGGAAAAGCTGTCGGCGACCCTTGTCATACTTGCGCGGGAACGGGCATAGTTTTCGGCGAAGATACGGTAGAAATCAAAATCCCCGCAGGCGTAAGCGAAGGCAACTACATAACCGTTGACGGCAAAGGCGACAAAGGCGCAAACAACGGCACAGAGGGCGATTTAATTGTAATAATTTTAGAAAAAGAAGACCAGATTTTCACACGTCAAGGCATAAATTTAATGACCGAAATGGACATTACTTTCAGCGAGGCGGCTTTGGGTTGCGAGCGGACTATCGAAACGTTTTCGGATAAAATCAAAGTTAAAGTTCCCGCGGGCGCGCAATCGGGCAAGGTCATAAAAATTGCAGGTCGCGGAATGCCCGTGCTTCACAACGAAAAGACAAAAGGCGACATTCTCATAAAAATAAATGTGAAAACGCCCGAATCTTTGTCGAAAGAAGAGCGCCAGCTTTTTGAAGAACTGCAAAAATTAGAACAGCAACCCAAAAGTTTTTTCCGCAAAATAACGAGTATGTGGAATTAA